From the Alphaproteobacteria bacterium LSUCC0719 genome, the window ACTGCCGGCACCATCCATTGCTGGCCATTGCTGGCCATTGCTGGCCACTACTGGCCACCCCACGAGCAAGCCCTGTGCCGGATGACCCGATCGTCGCGGTCACCTGACCAGCGTCCGGCCTCGTCCAGCCTGTTATGCCCGATATTTATACCCTATGCCGTAAAGTGTTTCGATATTGTCGAATGTCGAATCCTGAGCCCTGATTTTCCGGCGCAGCCGTTTGATGTGGCTGTCGATCGTCCGGTCATCGAGAAAGACGGATTCGCCATAGGCGGCATCCATCAGCTGGTCGCGGTTCTTGACCATGCCCGGCCGCGAGGCAAGCGCCTGAAGAATCAGGAATTCGGTCACCGTCAGTTTGACTTCCTCGCCCTTCCAACTGCACAGATGGCGGTCAGGGTCCATCAGCAGATCACCCTGGCGAATCATGTTCGGCGCGGTCATATCCATGCCATCATGGCTCGCCCGTCGCAGCACGGCGCGGATCCGCGCAATCAGCAGACGCTGCGAGAACGGTTTGGTGATGTAGTCGTCAGCCCCCATCCCGAGGCCAAGCGCCTCGTCAAGCTCATCATCCTTGCTGGTCAGGAAAATGACCGGAAGGCTGGAACTTCCTCGGATTTTCTGAAGCAGTTCCATCCCGTCCATGCGGGGCATCTTGATGTCGAGAACGGCAAGCTCGACAGGGC encodes:
- a CDS encoding response regulator transcription factor — encoded protein: MGTRIALVDDDQNILTSVSLTLENEGFEVDCYHDGETALRGLGRRPVELAVLDIKMPRMDGMELLQKIRGSSSLPVIFLTSKDDELDEALGLGMGADDYITKPFSQRLLIARIRAVLRRASHDGMDMTAPNMIRQGDLLMDPDRHLCSWKGEEVKLTVTEFLILQALASRPGMVKNRDQLMDAAYGESVFLDDRTIDSHIKRLRRKIRAQDSTFDNIETLYGIGYKYRA